Within the Eleginops maclovinus isolate JMC-PN-2008 ecotype Puerto Natales chromosome 5, JC_Emac_rtc_rv5, whole genome shotgun sequence genome, the region GCTTGTTCTCTTATTTGTTTGGGTTCAAACTCTGGGTTAGTGTTATTATGTATAATGTTTGAGGTCATATTTCAGGAAGGGAACTGTTTTGAAGGGCTTTAAGGATGCCTTCTTGTGTGTCTGAACAGGAATGGTGGACCCATCTGTGGCTTAATGAGGGGTTCGCGTCTTGGATCGAGTATCTGTGTGTGGACCACTGCTTCCCGGAGTACGACATCTGGACCCAGTTCGTCTCCGCCGACTACACCCGCGCTCTGGACCTGGACGCTCTGGACAGCAGCCATCCCATCGAGGTGAGCTTCATATTCAGTGTTACTCAGCCTGGGTCTGTTATTTAGTTTTCTCAGTATTGGTTTGGACTGGgaaagttatttgttttttatcatttccagCAAGTGTCATCTGGGTGTGGTACCTAGAGCCCAATTTAATCGTAGTGGTTTAATAATTATTGAGTGTGTCAGACTCTTTTCTGTATTGGAAAACAAATTCTAACTCCACGTTGCAACAGTATTCTCCCCTTTCATGCAACCCAGAATAAACAGATGCTTGAATCATTTAAGACGTcttcaaatgcattttgaacAGTCGTGTGTTGacaccagatgtgtgtgtgtgtgcgctccaGGTGAACGTGGGCCATCCGTCAGAGGTGGATGAAATCTTCGACGCCATCTCCTACAGCAAAGGAGCGTCAGTGATCCGCATGTTGCACAACTACATAGGAGACGAGGTTTGTCCTCCAGCACTGGTAGTCTCCCCTTCATCTCTGCTCTTCTCTTCATCACGGGTCACAtcttactctctctctttcaggACTTTAGGAAAGGAATGAACGCCTACCTGCTGAAGTTCCAACATAAAAATGCTTCCACAGGTAAGTAAAGACTGGACTCAGTTTGAAACTggtgtataaatacattttctaagtTTCCTAACCCTTTTGACTTGTGGCTGGTTTTCCTCAGAGGACCTATGGGACTGTCTGGAACAGGCCAGTGGAAAACCCATCGCTCTAGTCATGAGCTCGTGGACCAAGCAGATGGGCTTCCCCATTATAGAAGTGGAAGAGGAGCAGGTGAGCATCACTAAACATGAGCTGATTAACCTGCATGAGGGCAAACGCTCTCAGTATTCATCATCTTGCTCACTGGCTGAACTGCTAGATGAATCTAGGTCGTCATCTTTCTACAACACATCTTTCTTAAGTTTGGCTCCTACAAGCCCACTATCACAAATGACAGCTTTGTCTCAGGGGGCTCTATAGTGTGAACGGCCCATGACCCCATCTTTCCTTAGAGACCCTCGCAGTAACAAGGAAAAATTCCCAAAGAAACTCCACAATTAACGTGGAAACAATGCTTTAAACCCTCAAGGAAAGCCACATAGGAGGGCTCCCTCTCTCAGGACGAACAGATGTTTAATAGATGTCGtgttaattaaaaagataataaacaTACAGCTTTactttcatgccaataaagcccctttgaatagaatagaatacaGCAATGATGATCCAGGGTGCGGCCCAAAAAACCAATAAAAAGGTGTGCATCAGGCGGGACCAGGGCAACGAATCAAATGCAGAGAATTAGCAGAGCGTTTATCTGGTGGCTGATCATCATTTTGTGGCATTccttgatttatatatttttcacacacactaactGAGACGTTTATTTGCAGCAAGGAGACGACCGCATCGTGAAGTTATCTCAGAAGAAGTTCTGCGCCAGTGGACCACACGACGGTGAGCTCACGGTCGCCAGGAATTGTTTTTGGACTCAAACTATTTGCTTAAAACCCCGGACTGAGGGGTTCACTGTGTGTTCAATTACATATAGAACTATCAGTAGTGATGTGATAATGTACTACATAGTGAGACTATTCAGCTGATTCTCTTTTTGTGTAACGTTTTACTCTTGTATTGAATTACTATAAACACAGATCCATTTCCTCTAATACACTATCACTTTCCCTCTGTGCAACACTCTGTATCTCTTCTCTTCCGGCTCTTATTTCACCCCCTTATTATTGACTTTATTTGTGTGTAGATGTTTCAGTTTTCTGCGTGATGTTTCTGACGTGCTGTTGTATCTTCGCACCGGCTCTTTGACTTTGTGTCCACAGGTGAGGATTGCCCCAGCTGGATGGTCCCCATCAGTATTTGTACCAGCGAGGACCCCAAATGCTCCAAGCTCAAGGTTCTGCTGGACAGACCCGAGACCACCATCACTCTGAACGGCGTCCCCCCCGACCAGTGGATCAAGGTGAGGGAGAGTCACAGCTCCTCCATCAGTTGTTAGTGTTGTACTTCCTCTCCTGACACCTAAACTCAGCCCAGTACTGATCCAATACTCAGCATGTAGCATTATATATAAAGAAAttctatgttgttgttttttcacatcTTTAAATGGTGACACTAAAATCCAGAGGGAATAGTTTGAAAtattgaagttgtttttctcCCTTAATATTCTTGAgatcactttttcttttccctgaGGCTGCAGACATATCGTATAAAAGGTCACACAAACAAGTAAACCTTTAAGCTGGCTAAACATTTCACTTCAATCCAGAAAAGAAGGTTAAACGTTGACcaaagtggggggggggggggcacagttTCCAGTGTCTTGTGCTGAATGAATGAGTCATGAGGGAGTCGGTCTGTTTTCATCGTCTGTCACGTGTGAGGAAGACACTCATCAGACTCTTTCACACACTtctgtcctcttcctcaccctGTCCACTAACACTcggtcacacacactgttctgtCATAACATCGCATTCTGAACTTCTATCCTCTTGCTCATACTTCCCATGGGCAATGATTTGTGGGTCGGAATATCCAGAGAAGCATGCTGGCTTCCATAATGCAAAATGCAACGATGTGCTGAAGGTCGTCCTGGTATTGTTGGCGTAAGGTGACATTCTAGGTATCCGGACATACTGCAAAGAGGCATGTCGGTTATTTTATATAATCCTTTATTCTGGTTCAGGATTGTAAATGAGGCAAGAACATGAATTGTCATGTTCAAACTCTCATGGGTTGAACTTGCAAATTGCCTCAGCTGTTGTAATAGTTGTGACGATGGAGTCCAGTGAACTCGTTAAACCAGTTTGGTTTTATAGTAATTGACTGGACCGGCTTTATTCCTTATGACACATTCTGGCAAACTGCCGCAGCTCACGTCACCATCCTGTGCAATAACCAGCATGTATGGCATTCGTAATAAGCACCTGGATTCACATACTATAATGTTGCTAACGATTGATGGTATTCAGTTGAGTGAGTCTCAAAGAAATCTGAATCAGTGCCAGTTAACAGTGTTTTGGATTTGAAGAAGTCTTGAGCTTCTCTCCGCTTCTTCTTTTCACTGAAGTGTTTGTTGGCGgcctgctctctctgtctcattaTGTTCCACTCAGGAACAGCTGCTGCGGGAAGATTAATACCTACGTGTAAAATGTGGCGTACTGTTCGGTGTTTGGCTCGGTACCAAAGCAGTTGTTGATGAACCGTCTGTTTACTAATTAAGAGACGATTGAAAATGGAGCTTTATTTATAAGGGGACTGCAATATTTACAGCTGATGTATAAATAGTGCCTTGAATACTCACTGCTCCAGTCCTGTGGCTCGGCTTGTTTGATCCCGGTGTTACCAACTATAACTCACAATTATCACAGAGCGGTGAGCCTTAGCCACAACAAGCCTTTTGTTAACCGAAACCTCAAGTATTAACCTGTGATGACACGGTTTCTCTTCCTTTTGAAGCCTTGCTGGATAAGAGATCTCAGTCTAAGAAGTGAAATAGCTGTAGTGACATGTTCTCCTCAGTCTGACCCGTGTGTCCCTGCTGCTCTCAGATAAACCCCGGCACCGTGGGCTTCTATCGGATCCAGTACAGCTCGTCCATGCTGGAGAGTCTGTTGCCGGGCGTCAGAGACCTCAGCCTGCAGCCGGTGGACCGCCTCGGCCTGCAGAACGACCTCTTCTCCCTGgtgaagctcacacacacacacacacacacacacacacacacacactcagccctaCTGCTGGGCAATACAATTACAACCATCACTATCCTTCCTCCCCTTGAAGTCCCTTCCAgtataaagaaatgcatagtCAAAATAGACAGAAGTAAGGGAAGTGAAACGTGGGGGCCGGTTTTGATTCTGTGGAGGAAGAAACTCAAAGCTTTTAGTAAAAGTTATTGTTGAAAGAATTTCCTCACATTAATGGTTTTCAATATAACTGAAATCTAAACTTTTCCAAACTCTAGggaaggtttgttttttttagataaaacaAGAAGATGAGGTTCACCAAAACAGAACTCTGCATTTGAATTgtaattgattttaaaacctCATGCGTCGTTTTTTTACATCTAAGGATAATTGATTTAACAATTAGTTACTAACGGTGAAGAGGAAGCACTGTGGTTTCAAAGAGAAGTCTGTTaaaatgtctctgtctcttAATGCTTAGTGTCACCACCACAGGAAGCATTTTGACACCCCAACCTCTGCCTCATCACCAAGAGGTTTATTATCCCCCCCAAATGCATGCGTCTGATTAAATAAAGTAGTGATTATTACCAAACGTTATTGTTATCCCTCTGCAGGAATATGtatcatttgaattaaaaggTTTACAACAGGTTCAAACACGTACACCAATTATTCAAACTGTCCCTCTTCTCTTCTTGCTCTATAACACCTGCAGACTTTTAAATGGGACAGAAGAGGACTCATCTTCCCTTAAGCACAAAGCTTCAGGACTTTGTTTTTATAGAACTATAGAAGCCTttgtgacctgtgtgtgtgtgtgtgtgtgtgtgtgtgtgtgtgtagtctcgTGCAGGGATGATCAGCACGGTGCAGGTGCTGAAGCTGATGGAGGCGTTTGTGAACGAGCCCAACTACACGGTGTGGAGCGACCTCAGCTGCAACCTGGGCGTCCTGTCCTCGCTGCTGTCGCACACCGACTTCCACGAGGAGATCCAGGAGTTCATCCGGGACCTGTTCACCCCCATCGGCCTGGAGCTGGGCTGGGACTGCAAAGCAGGGGAAGGTGGGGAGGAGATAAAAGCACTTCATTATTCAGACcaaagaaatgtctttattgGCAATAAGTAAAGTTTGAAAGTCTTACTTGTCTTATCTTTACCCTGTGATTCAGCGTCCTTCAGCCCAGACCTCTGAAGTTTCCTCTTAGAGGATGATAACTGGAGTGCTGGTTTTGTCTCACAGGTCACCTGGATGCCCTGCTGAGGAGTCTGGTTCTGGGGAAGCTTGGGAAGGCGGGACACAAACCCACACTGGAGGAGGCCCGGCGGAGATTCAGAGACCATGTGGAGGGGAAACAGATCCTGCCTGCAGACCTGCGGAGCCCGGTGAGCAGAAACCACACAGATCACCATCAAAACCGCCTCTTACCTTCACAGGATGTTGTGTTTTCtagttatgaatacatttaacaatATAAGCTTCATTTTTAAAGGCCGTTTCTTAACGAGGCTTCAAAGTGCCCAAAAGGATCCTAAAACACCGGGGGAAACGCCTCcgtttttattctttaatatcATTTACACTGAGACATATTCATTCTTCTCAGCTGCAGCGAGTCGGCAGATAATTAAAATTTAACATCAGTATATCTTTGCACTGTTTATACACCGCCCACCCAGAGTCCAAAGTGCTTCTCATACAGCGTctatttcacatcatttatgaatgattacattttcagtCTCCAAAATGTTACAACCCTAACACCACTAACATCTCAAAGTATTCATATTAAATCGTCATGCTGCATTTTGTTTGAAACTGGCGAGGAATCCTGTTACGACTGCTTCTGTTTCCCAGGTGTATCTCACGGTgctgaagcatggagacagtgCCACGCTGGAAACAATGCTGAAGGTAACACTCAAACTGTTGTTCTGTGACATGAAGACTTTCAGGGACGACTTCACTAACAAATGAGATCAATATGAGCGATTGCACCTGACAAAATCCTCCTAAAGGAATTCAAAGATGTAATGTTGTCATTATACCATACAGGATTGCGCAATAACATGCAGTTGCTGCTCCCTCCCCGCCACACACGATTAATAATCCCTGTAGtgtcagagcagagagagaaacacaagatAATTCAGATAACTTTACACAAGCATAACAACAACTCTGGGTTTATTGtgtggtttttttgtgtgtatttcagcTCCACAAACTGGCAGAcatgcaggaggagaggaatcGCATCGAGCGAGTGCTGGGTGCCATCTCCGCCCCCGACCTCATCCAGAAAGTCCTCACCTTCGCCCTCTCGGTACACACATGTTCACCGCATGTTGCGAAcgattctgttttatttctcccGTCACAGAGGAAGCGGAAGATGTGGTGCAGGgtggttccctcgtctcaaagtcaatgtttatttgaatgtgtttttggttagaacCGTGGAcaaaggtctgtggttaacacaagctgaagagatatTAGTGTTTGGTTCTTCAGCTTAAACCACGACAGTAAATCCCCCATTGGTGAACTTAAAGAAGGTGGtggctaacaagtgtctaaatgagccGACTAAACGTCATACCActcaacattagccgcctttagcttagcggtgttgtggtgaagtcatgtgactgtgctgtagttcctttatagcccaacattagctttttacttccaAAATCATGAAGTGGTGTTAatgtgtggagattatcctgctgaacaaaacgtgtcaGGATCATAAATGTTGCCACAGGTCgattttgttcttttatatttttggaactccaatggaaaaatcccattgcttccTTTGCTGACTTctgggttggcctacaaaaatacgtcatcagTGCACCGCTCAACAATTCCCTTAAAAATCTCTTAATGCATGCAAACACTCTGCAGGGAGGAACGTGCAGACTTTAAGACTaggtaaaataaacacttaaccCCAAGACGTTTGCACTGAAGGGGATTCCTGCAGGACCCCAGGTCAGTTTGTGTCTATACCCGCTGCCCCTCATCCTGCAGTGTTATAAAACTATTCCTCCTGAACCTTCAAACACATGCCAGCTGTTATTACGGCTTGTGTGTTTTGGGGGACCCAGTCTGGTGTAATGattacagacaacaacacaggaAATGATCAGCAGAGAATCACTTTATAACCTTTTAGCTTTCCAGTTCAAAGTCCAATGTGTGTGACAGGGTTTTCCTCTAGTCAGCGAAGACATTGCCAGATCAAACCTCCTCTCAgctaacctctctctctctctctctctctctccctgcgtcccccccccccccaacaggAAGAGGTTCGTCCCCAGGACACGGTGTTGGTAATCGGAGGCGTCGCTGGGAGCAGTAAACAAGGCCGGAAAGCTGCCTGGAAGTTTGTGAAGGACAATTGGGAGGAGCTTTACAACCGCTACCAGGGCGGCTTCCTCATATCACGGCTCATCAAGGTAAATAAAAACCCTCTGAGGATTCTGTGTGAGGTCACGTGAGATTTCACCTGAACTGTTCTTAAAAGGAGTGAAAGATCCTGGTAAAAAAAGTTTATATTGATCATGTTTTCAGCTTTAAATGGAAATTCCTCCAGTTTGTGTACACATATTgaattgttttatgtttacttAATCCCAGGGATTTCCATCATGGCATCTTAATGgttaacaacaacatttattttgatgagttttctatgttttttgtgcaggtaaatggGAAACGGCATGTATCCTGTGGGTATTTTCCACAGTATTCAATGTATgtgtaatatgtaatgtaaagcgctttgagcacTTGGAAATGCgctaaaataaattattatttggTCTCCTTGGACAAAGATTAGATTATTTAAAGGGATTCAGactctttgtttgtattttggctACATGGTTTGTTTAAGAGTAATAGTGGGAGCTCAGCTTTGACAAGAAGTGCACCATAAAGTCACAGCTCAAAAAATGGCTTCTATTTGGTTCAAGTGTTTATTCCTTTAACAATGCTTTTAACACAGATGGGAAACATTTATTCTGCTCAGTGAACCTTCAGAAACATTCACTTCGTCTCCCTTAGACGCCGTGACATTTGGGAATGAGCTTCAGTGTGTTGTTTGCTGTCATTAAACTAAAACTGTTCCTGGAGtttcttttattcatgtttcttggttgtgtgtgtttgcagctcaCAGTTAATGGATTTGCTATCGACAAAATGGCAGCTGAAATAAAGGTGAGAGCAATTCACTTCAGGTATTTGTTGGTAGAATATTAGTTTCTAAGAACATATACTTCACCTGTTCCACCGCTAGAGGGCAGCATGACCTCACAGTACTACCATTGAAGGgtcaatacaacatttaaacttaatgaatgtgttctgttttgtaAACACTTTGTAACTGTGTTTGAAAGATGCTAGTGtcttattaatgttattattatttgtgtctGCAGAGTTTCTTTGAGAGCCACCCGGCCCCCTCGGCGGAGCGCACGGTGCAGCAGTGTTGCGAGAACATCCTGCTGAACGCCGCCTGGCTGAAGCGCGACGCAGACGACATCTCCCAGTATCTACTGCAGCGCAAAGCCCCCCCCTCCGTCTGAGCCTCCCCCACGTCCAGCCTCCCCCTTTCCCCTCTACCTTCAGCGCGGACCTCCCAGCATCttagctgcccccccccctccccccccagaGCGTACTTACAGCAGGCTTCATTTCTCTAAAGAAACTGTATGAAACAAGAAGGAAAGCCTAGAATTTAACATCGCGtcggaaacacagagagactcTTTCTACGTTAACAGCA harbors:
- the npepps gene encoding puromycin-sensitive aminopeptidase isoform X1, with protein sequence MLLLLGRRVPLSLVHRLTTCCPSSSLSRPVLLSSALIKLTAITRVTHSTVFVSGQNTGTMPERRPFVRLPTDVYPVNYGLCLKPDLIDFTFEGKLEALVEVTQATNQIVMNCADIDIITASFAPQGGEEINATGFNYQNEDEKVTLSFPSALQKGSGMLKVDFVGELNDKMKGFYRSKYSSAAGESRYAAVTQFEATDARRAFPCWDEPAIKATFDIALIVPKDRVALSNMNVIERKPYPEDENLVEVKFATTPIMSTYLVAFVIGEYDFVEAQSSDGITVRVYTPVGKAEQGKFALEVATKTLPFYNDYFNVPYPLPKIDLIAIADFAAGAMENWGLVTYRETALLIDPKNSCSSSRQWVALVVGHELAHQWFGNLVTMEWWTHLWLNEGFASWIEYLCVDHCFPEYDIWTQFVSADYTRALDLDALDSSHPIEVNVGHPSEVDEIFDAISYSKGASVIRMLHNYIGDEDFRKGMNAYLLKFQHKNASTEDLWDCLEQASGKPIALVMSSWTKQMGFPIIEVEEEQQGDDRIVKLSQKKFCASGPHDGEDCPSWMVPISICTSEDPKCSKLKVLLDRPETTITLNGVPPDQWIKINPGTVGFYRIQYSSSMLESLLPGVRDLSLQPVDRLGLQNDLFSLSRAGMISTVQVLKLMEAFVNEPNYTVWSDLSCNLGVLSSLLSHTDFHEEIQEFIRDLFTPIGLELGWDCKAGEGHLDALLRSLVLGKLGKAGHKPTLEEARRRFRDHVEGKQILPADLRSPVYLTVLKHGDSATLETMLKLHKLADMQEERNRIERVLGAISAPDLIQKVLTFALSEEVRPQDTVLVIGGVAGSSKQGRKAAWKFVKDNWEELYNRYQGGFLISRLIKLTVNGFAIDKMAAEIKSFFESHPAPSAERTVQQCCENILLNAAWLKRDADDISQYLLQRKAPPSV
- the npepps gene encoding puromycin-sensitive aminopeptidase isoform X2 → MLLLLGRRVPLSLVHRLTTCCPSSSLSRPVLLSSALIKLTAITRVTHSTVFVSGQNTGTMPERRPFVRLPTDVYPVNYGLCLKPDLIDFTFEGKLEALVEVTQATNQIVMNCADIDIITASFAPQGGEEINATGFNYQNEDEKVTLSFPSALQKGSGMLKVDFVGELNDKMKGFYRSKYSSAAGESRYAAVTQFENVIERKPYPEDENLVEVKFATTPIMSTYLVAFVIGEYDFVEAQSSDGITVRVYTPVGKAEQGKFALEVATKTLPFYNDYFNVPYPLPKIDLIAIADFAAGAMENWGLVTYRETALLIDPKNSCSSSRQWVALVVGHELAHQWFGNLVTMEWWTHLWLNEGFASWIEYLCVDHCFPEYDIWTQFVSADYTRALDLDALDSSHPIEVNVGHPSEVDEIFDAISYSKGASVIRMLHNYIGDEDFRKGMNAYLLKFQHKNASTEDLWDCLEQASGKPIALVMSSWTKQMGFPIIEVEEEQQGDDRIVKLSQKKFCASGPHDGEDCPSWMVPISICTSEDPKCSKLKVLLDRPETTITLNGVPPDQWIKINPGTVGFYRIQYSSSMLESLLPGVRDLSLQPVDRLGLQNDLFSLSRAGMISTVQVLKLMEAFVNEPNYTVWSDLSCNLGVLSSLLSHTDFHEEIQEFIRDLFTPIGLELGWDCKAGEGHLDALLRSLVLGKLGKAGHKPTLEEARRRFRDHVEGKQILPADLRSPVYLTVLKHGDSATLETMLKLHKLADMQEERNRIERVLGAISAPDLIQKVLTFALSEEVRPQDTVLVIGGVAGSSKQGRKAAWKFVKDNWEELYNRYQGGFLISRLIKLTVNGFAIDKMAAEIKSFFESHPAPSAERTVQQCCENILLNAAWLKRDADDISQYLLQRKAPPSV